One Triticum dicoccoides isolate Atlit2015 ecotype Zavitan chromosome 4B, WEW_v2.0, whole genome shotgun sequence genomic window carries:
- the LOC119294644 gene encoding uncharacterized protein LOC119294644, translating to MERSRRLLLVAGLLAALLPAAAAAFGPQPGAPCKPTLLATQVALFCAPDMPTAQCCEPVVAAVDLGVDYRRRLSSPSTSSSSSHVHAFLFCFETIIVEIDSCSIPLVMTLCFEPQRGFAFCGIFCLVFVLCSTVKSKNSCCSIDRGLSWPSFSLCGASPLPLLPNISMLILWQRCFFACGLRSLPQIKWIAYWHCFFSGCARRHLLLLFPVLFTFDEVRMNRLVINFGCCGFWTQDPLARPPSSAAQHPRHSRLLLAACSHVISLPIHVIPSCSPDR from the exons ATGGAGAGATCCCGCCGCCTGCTGCTGGTGGcgggcctgctggcggcgctgctgccggcggcggcggccgccttcGGGCCGCAGCCGGGGGCGCCGTGCAAGCCCACGCTGCTGGCGACGCAGGTGGCGCTCTTCTGCGCGCCCGACATGCCCACGGCCCAGTGCTGCGAgcccgtcgtcgccgccgtcgacctcggCGTCGATTATCGTCGTCGATTATCCTCGCCGTCGACCTCCAGTAGCAGTAGCCATGTCCACGCCTTCTTGTTTTGTTTTGAGACGATCATCGTCGAGATCGATTCCTGCTCCATCCCGCTCGTGATGACACTCTGTTTCGAACCGCAACGCGGCTTTGCTTTCTGCGGTATCTTCTGCCTTGTTTTTGTTCTGTGCAGTACGGTCAAAAGTAAAAACTCTTGCTGTTCGATCGACCGAGGCCTGAGTTGGCCGAGCTTTTCGCTCTGCGGTGCATCGCCTCTGCCCCTGTTGCCAAACATTTCCATGTTGATCCTCTGGCAGCGCTGCTTTTTTGCATGCGGTTTGCGTAGCCTTCCTCAAATCAAATGGATCGCCTATTGGCACTGTTTCTTTTCTGGTTGCGCACGTCGTCACCTCCTACTACTTTTTCCAGTTTTATTTACTTTTGATGAAGTACGGATGAATCGGCTGGTAATTAACTTTGGTTGCTGTGGATTTTGGACGCAGGACCCGCTCGCCCGCCCACCATCGTCAGCAGCCCAGCATCCCCGCCACagtcgcctcctcctcgccgcatgcaGCCAC GTAATCTCATTGCCGATCCATGTAATCCCTTCTTGCTCGCCAGACCGCTAG